ccagaggtgaggcacttttacaatttcttctaagtagggacctatttatatgtaataaaggtaaccgccctacgttcgcaacacgaattagacaagaagttattgacataacaatctgcacacaaggtatacttggaatggttgataagtggcacgtaagcgaagaggcctcattatcggatcacaggtatatccgctttaacttgcaagatgaggctgcagaggtcctctatcgcaatcccaggaggactgactgattgggatataagtctgaccttcagtcacagttgggatcggtaggcggaagggtgcgatgcttcacagacatagatcagatagcttctgacctgcagaatgctataatcaatagcttccacgacaattgcccattgcgacgggggaagagtcgaaccaatactaagtggtggactgcggacctcgctcgcaaaagggctaatgtcaggaagctgtacaatcaatgcaaaaggagccgtatctgggagtcctatcatagagctctaacagaatacagcctagcaattaaaaagcaaaacaaagttcctggaggcagtttacacagaaggtaaatgagttaagcgcggcagctagactgcaacgcttactagcctcaagtccaaccggtcacttgggatctttaaggtcccagggaggtcaacacacttccgggtctagtgatagcctcaaacttctccttgagactcacttccctgattgtatctttgagaatgacgacactggaacgtctggtaaccacgaggcaggctcacggccaagagcttgtcgtggtagctgggccattgccagaaggattgtcactctctctaaagccaaatgggcaatttctaaatttgcccctttcaaatctgcaggaggggatggaatctttccggccctgcttcaacaagggccggagaatctccttacccttctatgtgaactattcagggcgagcctagcctatgggtacataccacaagtctggcgtctcaacagggtggtcttcatccctaaaaaagggagagcggactactctgtccctaaatcttttcgtcccatcagtttatcttcgtttctactgaaaacattagaaagactggtggagaggcacctgagaaagggagttctctcagacactccccttcatcgcaaccaacatgcataccagcaaggcaaatcctgtgaatcagcactgcaccaactagtcagtaggattgaggatagcctgtccgccaaggaattggcattgtgcaccttcatagacattgaaggagctttcgacaatgccaaattcactgcaatggtaagtggagcacagcgacgtggcctcgagccagctctgtgccggtggcttagggccatgctgtgctccagacggatcagggccgatctcaatgaagtatcgcttgtgatcgcacccacaaggggatgtcctcaaggaggcatcctgtcacctctactgtggaatctagtagtagatggtctacttgaggaccttactaacaacggaatctatgtccaaggatatgcagacgacatagtccttatggtacagggaaaatatacaaatgttgttgttgatatcatgaataccaaccttcaacatgtacacaactggtgtcagggagagggactgaaagtaaatccctctaagacagtagttgtaccattcactagaaaaaaagaacctagagtctctttctaggctgaaactcgcatccactcagctggagtggtcaaagacagtcaaatatttaggactgactttagaccataagcttacgtggaatgatcatcttaataatatcctgcacaaagcaaagtgggcgctcatgacgtccaggagacttgcaggaatctcatggggcgtaaaaccccatatagcactatggctttacaaagcagttgtaaggcctcaaatcacttatggttcattagtctggtggacaaaggtgaatcaggtaactgccaaagccaagcttgaaagcttacaaaggcttggcacaatctttgtaaccggagcattcaggagcagtccctcagcgaccctcgaggtggctttaggacttctacctcttgatgtccatataaaagctgaagcgcgtaagtcagcttatcggctgatgttTGCTGGCTTGTGGaagaatggcgcgtctaacgcgagccatggcgccatcactgaagctgtaaacccaagcgctattctcgaaatggtctccgacacaatgagaacggagttcgtattcaataagccattctctgttgacttctactccagagatgagtggaaatcgcaagataacatcccaacaataagaaagagctttgtctggtacacggatggctcgcttattaagggtagaactggatatggagtgtttagtcaatcccctagaactgcccttagcggcagtttgggtcggaactgctccatatttcaagccgaaatctatggtatcctagcctgtgccaacctaggcctcaccagaaggtaccagggaatgaacatctgtataatgtcagacagtcaggcagctcttaaagctcttgactccaacagcatttcatccaggcttgtgtgggagtgctttaacactctctgcaagcttggatcacgcaactgtgtgcgtcttggttgggtaccgggccacacaggcataggtggcaacgaatgcgccgacaggattgccaaaagcggagcaagcatgccatacaccggtccagaaccgagttgtggtataagcaagtcagccgcttaccaaagtataaacaaatggtccaggaagacacaccgcttgcggtggcagagtcaccaaggacaagcactcggcaaaagactgcttgcagattctagctccggattcaccagatggctgatggggctgggcagggatcgggttaagcaagtgattgccttgatcactggacacggccacttcaggaaacacctaaacactctaggtttacgaaatgaggactcggagtgtagactctgcaataagtctgaagagactgcaaaacacataatactggactgtgagagactgggagcaaggagaagtgctcttttcggtgataaacaaccaggcgacgaaccagatgctagtatcggggaaaagcttcttagcctaattaagggcacgaagataggcttacccctctaacatcaaaggggcacacaataagctcaggttgacgtgtgaggatctatgaatccaccccaatatcccaaaggaaaaaaaaaaaaaaaagaaaaaagtacatTATCTAGTAAAAGGTAGAGAGGTCATTTCCATTGGACATTGTGGGTTGGCAAGTCTACAGTCAGCCAAGTAGTCAAGTATGTTCTTGAACACAAGTATGATATCTCGTAAAATGTAGAGAGGTAATTTCTAACGGACCATTATGGGTTTGCAAGTCTACATTCATCTATGTATTCGGTGTATTCTTGAAGCAATACAACTATCTACCCTTATAGGATCTTTATTTTTGTGCACATTCACCTAGGAACTCCCAGGTCCAACTCGCTTATTTTAAGAAACTTCTAACCAGGATGACATAAACTGAAAGAGTTATgcactattttcaattttctgAAGGAATGGAAGAGAGATCTTAGTCAGGATCTATTCTGGGTTATCATGTAAAGAAAATATTGCAGATGACAGAAGATCAGATGGAATGGGAGAGGAGTGAGCATTCTGTTCCGGTTTCAAAACAGCCTCAAGTAGATTGGATTGAAAAATCCTAATGAAGAATCCTAGGCACGATTGCTAAGCTCAAATGATAAGCATCTTGAATTAACAAAATAACCATTATATGTTTGTTGATATTATACTCAACAACAAACTTACTCAAGGAAAACTGTGTAATTCTAACTATTTGGCTTTCTGACAAAAGTAACTAAAAACACTGTACCAAAAACCACAAGAGGTAAACTAGGAATTATATGGCTTTAGCCATAATACGAAATGAGGTTATGAAATGATTGAGCACAATTGAACAAAACAAGAACTTCTATCAGTTAACATTGAATTGTTAAAATTACTATTAGAGATTAACTGAAACAGATGTTATTACTCACTCTAACTATGATGTTGCCGGAACCGACACTTTGTTTGGGATGTAAAATCAGGTCAATACCGCTGCTTCTCCCTTCAGATATGGACCTGAATCCTACCAGCTCCCCTTTCTCGTTGCGGAATGGAGGGTTCATTTTTGAACTGAAATTTGGGAACAAATTGTGAAACTAATGAACCACGAAGACTATAAGTTACAACATTAAACTATAATTGAAGAGGTGGCCATAACAATGTTGTAACTTCCAAACTCATAACTTTTCAGGAGAGAGCAACAAAGACTAAAACCTATTATTTGTTGcaacaatgttatttttgtttttataaaattcaaacaaattgctttgtacataaaaaaacatgCTTATtgccatttaaaacattaaacaacactTTTAAGTAACAATGGAATTTTTTACAGGCAACAACTTTGTAACATCATGGAAGTTACAACGTTGTTGCAGTTCAATCAAAAGTTACAACCTTGTTCCACTGTTACATGCAGacttagaaacaaaaataatgagtTTGAGTTTTAGATAATACAAGAGgcattgaaaatttttagtttattccaTACAGCCTTTACAACAGATCtagttttattaatactataCTTCTTATTTAATATCTTATCCTACGTAgaagaaaaattaatgtaaaataataatatgatagtcTTAGTTCACAGATTACTTCTGGCTCTTCACAACAAAGCTTGGTTATCTTAGTTTCAAATACTTATAGtactactaaaataatgtaacaatggtcagttttaaaaatcacaaacaaaatttactttaaattaatattttgttaatattgtttaaaaaattaaccatgttgtgtaaatataagaaaacattagTTTTCAGTGATTAGATTTTCATAAAAGACTCTCTTATCAGGCGGTAAATATTTACACATGTCAAGGAGATcacttttctttccttttttaattgGTAAGGGAGAGTCATAGGCtggttttaacatatttacatctttaaaatgtgGAGATTTATTTACTAATGGACCTACAAAGTTCTTTTTACGTTTTTTCAGACTCTTCTAGCTAGAAATAGCTTCCTCACAGTCATCTAGTTGAGGTTCCGTAAGAGGATAATGTTCCCAAGGCTGCAAAATATTATGAGATTTTCGAGCCATCCCAGTGGTTGGATCATCAGCAGTTATCTTAAGCCATAGAAATTTGGTTACTTTCAAACCTCCAgttttcttcataattttttctgCAGGGGAGAAATCTTTGAAATCTGACAGATTCATGCAAATTATGTCAAAGGGATTACTAGGCCTAGCAGCAAGAAGAACTTCTTTCCACTCCATAGGGCAGTGTACAATAGCAGTTTTCTTCTGTCTTTCTATTAAACCTAAATCCCTATCGCAGGGAAGAAAACTATGGCCACTTACAAGAAATTTCtgattaatttctgtaaaatatctACAGGTTAATTAATAAAAGCTGGAACATGATTAACATTGTCCAGTTATTGTTTTGCCCAACACAACGATCAGACCAAACAATCAGCCTCCTACTTTCATGGCATTCAAGACGACTGAACTTTGTAGTgacatattttagaaaacatgAAGCTATTTCAGTAGACCCTCTTGCTCCAATAGATTCATGCCACAACATCATTGTGGCCTGGCCTGTACCTAAATCGTGGATTGCATAGTTGTATGTAGAATACTGCCTCTGATAGAACATTGAAGAATGTGTTAAAGTTGGACAAAATAACACTTGCTGAAGATCAGTGCATAATACAACAAGATTATCATTATTTTTGGCAGCTTCTTGATCTAATCTAAGATTTTCATAACCAGCTTCAGCTTTCGTATGATGCATTTTACTGTCAAAGTCTAaagatttcagtttttctttatcTGCTGTATGACTCATTTCCAGAAAAAATGAATCACATGTTTTGCACGTGTCACTGCGGGGCAGCCCAAACTTCAGCTTAAAATCACGATAAAAAACATCAGTGTATGTTTTTTTGGACAGTTTTACATCAGGATATTTCTCGGTAAACATGTCATACATCTTCAAATTTAAATCAGGCGATAAATACTCTTTAGAGGTTTTCTTTCTACTATAATGGCTTTCTTGGTGAGGAAAGGATGCGATATGTTCCTGAATTTTCATTATAACTGCATCAGAAATGGCGTTAGGCCTATTACTATGTGTGCCTCGTTGGTCAGTCAGATCTtcattgtttttcattttctCGACTAGTACTTGAATTCTTCGTGGAGTAACACGAAAAatattgcaaacatttttttGACAAACTTTTACCTTTTCTCCTCCGATTTCTGAAGGTATATAATACCTTACAGTGCATTGCCTCCGTGATATATCTTTATGTTGAACTCGTTTTCTTGGTTCATCTAGTATTATACAGTTTGATGCCAAATATGAAGTTTGTTTCATCATAGGTTTTCTCGCGGAACTGGTGGAATAGTTCCAATTTTTTTTCTGTGGATAAGTTGTGAGCATAACAGTTCCCACGGCATTTGCAGATAGGaccctgaaacaaaacaaaactaacaatagGCTAATAATGAATGGACAATAATCATTGAAGGCATTGTTAAAATGCAAGGTATTTTACAAGCTACCCTAAGCTAACTTCATCTTGTTTCTAACatcaacttaaaaattatattacatttaatatattcaggaataaacatgtttttgatcagcctaaatagatataaatatttaattgtgccTACTTCATTAAAACAAGATACATCCAGTATGAAAATTAAGTAGCCAAGGAAAGTACAGCgtttgtttacattacataaCCTAGTATTAATGAAGACATACCGTTTCCATGTCATGGTATAAAGTTATCttggaaatttcaatattaagTAGAGAGTGAAGCCAAGGGAGACagctagtataataataaaagtaaaatatacaatagtttattactgttataacgacaaaacagttttgtaatcaaAGCAGTAAATTCGTTTAGCCTAGAAAGTTACAACGTTGTTGACACTTACCTCAGTTGGTGGAAGTAAAGCACTCACTCGTTTTTTTTCGGGATGAAATATATGCCTCTCCACTATCTCTTTTCCTCTTCCTCACATTAGATttccatttagaaatattaactcTAGTTTTTTTTGCCCTGTTTAGATGTTTTATTGCATTAGATGACAAATGGACTGTATTGGAGTCAGCCATCTTTGCAAGTTACAAACGTTGTTCCCCGAGCGTCTTCAAAACTCCTGCAGGGTGACCAGCATTCAACAGCtgaaataacctttaaaatataaagtagggAGGTTTTTTTTGTAGTGGAAGCCTGCATTTAGACACTTACAACGTTGTTCCTCCACTAAATCAATTTGTTGAAAAATGGAAGTTACAACGTTGTTACGGCCACCTCTTCAATTATGTATcaattattcatcataaaattaaaactcaatacGACTACCATCAAATTACACAAACTcaaagtttgtattatttatgaatgtgatataaataatacaaatcataaTACCAGTAtccaaactattttaatatttatttaacaaattaataaaaatgagagtgctttaaaattaatttattcttcttttttacataaaaggaaaggccaatccccttttaagccttattcagcccgtcctcatggaccactggcctgtgcgaggatcttatcatacAGAATATGGAGTTgctacagtacaaggtcgattgtactgataaaaagtttaacggttacaaacaaaatttgaacCTTCTGACAATGTAGACCAGATGTCATCTTTCATCAGGGCTAAGTCTAAAGGTCTTATATGTAAAAACAGgttattaagtataattttaacgatctaaattaaacaaaataaaatatatatgaaaaactgGCAGAAAATTACTCGCAACTACTGAAGTTAAATGATCACAATTTCATTAGGTACATAGTAaggtataattttattgattttcattGTATTACAGATTAATTCATACCATTAGTTCCTGCCTGATTGTTATTTGGACATTATGATTAGATTACAGAATAGAAATATTAGCATTCAGGAATACCATTGTTATAGAAACATTCTTGTTTTCTCTTTCTGTCTCAAAATACAAGTATAATCATATTTGAATGAAAGAAACTTTCTtaaatacgagggtcgtccacaaagtaacctcctgcatgcaataggatactttcaaccaaatctctctctcataGACCATCatagactcaagaatacttgactacttacttattaattatattatataaaagagaacttatcaagatagtctaaataagtgacagacacattgataagaatatcaaaaacaactaaaatccataacaataacgagtaaattaaataataacaaaaagcaactaacaattggacataaattacgatcagttttaggagaactttcccacttttgaatttctgtatgtggccctttaaaggcgcCATCAAGCACTGTATTCTGCTCCGAACTAATCCAATTAGTAAATCATTTTAATCACAATTTAtctattagaaaaaattaaagctctatagattaattacaattaaacaagGTAGGAATATACACTATATATGGCATGACAAGCATAAATAACCATACATTTACTGACATGTTAGTGTTTTACAACTATTAACAAAGTCAAAGTACAGTGTTACACAGAAATATGTAACATCAAAACACAACCTATGGTAAATCCCTTACTCAGTCGAGGACTGGAGCGATGTATAACTATTGAAGGAGTGACAGAGACCCAACTCAGTACTTTGCAGCCTAAAGATGTCGGAACAGTTGAAATGACTTCCTCTCCAATAGCAAATTCTGATTATGTCATCTATAGAGTGTGTAACCTGCAACAGATTACAACATTTTCTACTGATTACGGGAAAATCATTTAATctataaaagatttaatataaaattagaatatttattatttaagaaagttTCTCTCATTCAAATATGGTAATATTTTGAGACAGGAAGAGAAACCATAATGCTTCTTTCTATAACAATGGGATCTATTATTTCATTGTACTCCAAATTTTTACTCAGAATGTTGAATTAATAAACACGCCACCTGATTGTAACTAGAAGAGGAATAAAATCGAGAATTTTACAGCAAATAGGTTATGCAGAGTAGAAGCAGTCCAATTTTTTGAACAATGacaaatttttgttgaattttcaaTGTAActtaacatttaacataaataaataaatcaaatcaaatcaaatttgtttttttatcaacaAATATTCTAAAGCTCATAGATACATAGCAAGAATACCAAATTTATAATTGGTTCCATAACAAGAATACCAATTTTATAATTGGTTCCATAGCAAGAATACCAATTTTATAATTGGTATTCTTGCTGTGCTAAAGGAAAAATCTTTATCTAGATTTAactgttttgtatcactgaaccattggcaaatatttgtaaaatcctgtttccttcacaattcttccactGTCAAAAACCAACTGTAAACAAAGAAGTGTTTTATTAGTGACAGGCTAGAGtttctgaaatttaataatattgaaacataatataacgaaataacgtaaaaaatacaGTCAAACAACTAATAATGGATTACTTACGGTCTTTAAAAACGGAATGATGTCATCATTTCGGATTGGAAATGGTGTGACATTCTGCGATTGGAAATATGTGTACCCTCCGTCCCATTTTGGGTTGGTGACCATAGTGAGAGCTTTCAGTGTGGTTGAGAATCTTGTGGCTGTCTCTTCTCTATAGCCAGAGCCTAGAACCCTGGTAACAGATAAGTTAGTATTGTCATATTAACCCTTATGGTGCAATGTGCCCTATGTGGATTTCCCCCGTTAGTTTTCCATATCGATGGTCCTTTATATTTGTCCTTAAAATACACGATTTGTcctttatatatagttaaaataaaataaagagaaacaAATACAGCCTAAATTAATTGCTAATATATGACATAAACATTAAATcctaaagttaatattattattactatgtatattaattatagagTATGTTCAAGTTAGTACCCCTAGAGTAGGTATAAAGGTTGAGGCAGACTACTCACCATCGTTGTATATCAGCTAACCCGATACATCTACCTTCTTCGTTTTAACAAAACCCCCATATTTCGACCTCAAAGAATCTGGAATTTATAACACCTAAAATGGCACTTTTGAGGGGTGGAAGGGGAAATTTTTGAAAGACTGAAATGTAAAGGTAGGTCAAGccgtacctcattttaaaggtcctTTATTTGCTGATTATGTTGGAAcacaagtaataattaattttgcctCTTGTGTACAGagtggtccaaaatgtcaaagttgtacAGTTTCACAGATTTTTACTGTTACTtcgttaaatattttaggaattccaaatttttattcaGGTTACCAAGCTGTAGTTGTCACGTTTAagaacattttctaattttttaaatttatgt
This genomic stretch from Homalodisca vitripennis isolate AUS2020 chromosome 6, UT_GWSS_2.1, whole genome shotgun sequence harbors:
- the LOC124364224 gene encoding uncharacterized protein LOC124364224 isoform X2, with protein sequence MTRVLGSGYREETATRFSTTLKALTMVTNPKWDGGYTYFQSQNVTPFPIRNDDIIPFLKTVTHSIDDIIRICYWRGSHFNCSDIFRLQSTELGLCHSFNSYTSLQSSTDSKMNPPFRNEKGELVGFRSISEGRSSGIDLILHPKQSVGSGNIIVRAAVNSPRMYPPVSHLRPLQHQPEGMYRMEVQVEVTKAHSSLGAMDRNWLPCSLSGSDTMENCLLSCRSRHIWQHCGCLLYTHALLFNNDKVTICGVEQFQCLSRLTKRQRCSLSPIQFTLMCSTFLSGQWDTLSEARSRRATL